The following coding sequences lie in one Phaenicophaeus curvirostris isolate KB17595 chromosome 5, BPBGC_Pcur_1.0, whole genome shotgun sequence genomic window:
- the CDK2AP2 gene encoding cyclin-dependent kinase 2-associated protein 2, translating into MSYKPIAPAPLSASPTGTGALPAATSVPSPSGSVPGAAAPFRPLFNDFGPPSMGYVQAMKPPGAQGSQSTYTDLLSVIEEMGKEIRPTYAGSKSAMERLKRGIIHARALVRECLAETERNART; encoded by the exons ATGTCCTACAAGCCCATCGCGCCCGCGCCCCTCAGCGCCAGCCCCACCGGCACCGGGGCCCTCCCCGCCG CCACGAGTGTCCCGTCGCCTTCCGGTTCGGTCCCCGGTGCCGCCGCACCGTTCCGACCGCTCTTCAATGACTTCGGGCCACCGTCCATGGGCTACGTGCAG GCGATGAAGCCCCCCGGGGCTCAGGGCTCGCAGAGCACCTACACCGACCTGCTCTCGGTCATCgaggagatggggaaggagatCCGACCCACCTACGCCGGCAGCAAGAGTGCTATGGAGCGGCTGAAGCGGG GAATCATCCACGCCCGGGCGCTGGTCAGGGAGTGCCTGGCTGAGACAGAGCGTAATGCCCGCACGTAA
- the LOC138720731 gene encoding keratin-associated protein 9-1-like, whose product CHSLCCPWCRPSHHSWCRPSCRPSCCSWCDLSCHPSCHPLCCLWSCPSCHPSCHPWCHPLCRPWCDPLCHPSCHPLCHPSPIMSPLVSSIMSLMVSPLVSPIVSPIVSPITHHVALGVIHHVTHGVTHRVVHGVTHRVTPCATHHPSCHPWCHPSCHPWCCPSCHPLCCPWCCPSCHPACHPLCHPSPMVSPLVSSTMSPMVSPTVSPIVSPLVPPITHHVTLGLVHHVTYCVTHGVTHGVTHGVTCRVTHRVTPCAPHHPWCHPWCRPSCHPWCHPCCDPSRRPRCHPRCHPRCHPRCLPPRVPPAPRSPFSMNAPISRFCSRLL is encoded by the coding sequence TGTCACTCATTGTGTTGCCCTTGGTGTCGTCCATCACATCACTCATGGTGTCGCCCATCGTGTCGCCCATCGTGTTGTTCATGGTGTGACCTATCATGTCACCCATCGTGTCACCCATTGTGTTGCCTTTGGTCTTGTCCATCATGTCACCCATCATGTCACCCATGGTGTCACCCATTGTGTCGTCCATGGTGTGACCCATTGTGTCACCCATCGTGTCACCCCTTGTGCCACCCATCACCCATCATGTCGCCCTTGGTGTCGTCCATCATGTCACTCATGGTGTCACCCTTGGTGTCCCCCATTGTGTCCCCCATCGTGTCACCCATTACCCATCATGTGGCCCTCGGTGTCATCCATCATGTCACCCATGGTGTCACCCATCGTGTTGTCCATGGTGTGACCCATCGTGTCACCCCTTGTGCCACCCATCACCCATCGTGTCACCCTTGGTGTCATCCATCATGTCACCCATGGTGTTGCCCATCGTGTCACCCATTGTGTTGCCCTTGGTGTTGTCCATCGTGTCACCCAGCGTGTCACCCTTTGTGCCACCCATCACCCATGGTGTCGCCCTTGGTGTCATCCACCATGTCACCCATGGTGTCTCCCACAGTGTCACCCATCGTGTCACCCCTTGTGCCCCCCATCACCCATCATGTCACCCTTGGTCTCGTCCATCATGTCACCTATTGTGTCACCCATGGTGTCACCCATGGTGTCACCCATGGTGTCACCTGTCGTGTCACCCATCGTGTCACCCCTTGTGCCCCCCATCACCCATGGTGTCACCCTTGGTGTCGTCCATCATGTCACCCATGGTGTCACCCATGCTGTGACCCATCACGTCGCCCACGGTGCCACCCACGGTGTCACCCACGGTGTCACCCACGGTGTCTCCCGCCGCGTgtcccccccgcccctcgcTCCCCGTTCTCAATGAACGCCCCGATCTCTCGTTTCTGCTCGCGTCTCCTTTAa